Proteins encoded together in one Asterias rubens chromosome 4, eAstRub1.3, whole genome shotgun sequence window:
- the LOC117289343 gene encoding tRNA-specific adenosine deaminase 1-like isoform X2 — protein sequence MNTTCWMDFVTNVSNLCIKHYNDALPKKGKPQVNREWTLLAAVVQNSAASMTATDGLKVVAMATGSKCIGQNKMSKEGNIINDSHAEVLARRAFIRYLNEQLHFAYSDQRESIFTGPDQNFKCHLKDDVEFYFFTSHTPCGDASIFPKEDPPLIVSSHDESKNETLRKEANVTIKEKDTDFEGTDCERDFSPGIKHNQDHRKEEISLTVSSHDESKNKTLRKEANVTFEDRDAQLGGTDGDIDFSPGIKRDQDYRKEETPLTVSSSQDESKIKTLRNEADVTFEEKGSDLGGTDCETEISRGIKRAKKGLGKGSEDISSVLPAPSEDFCSSKRIKMEVLTSTTHTEIKGCDRRVPKEWSGETNNEELASNPAKSPKAHTEVAVTSNDIYRTGAKCVPGGPQDLLHHGAEYHRVGLLRLKPGRGDRTLSMSCSDKMARWNVVGYQGALLSHFLDKPVHMKTLIVGKCPYNQAAMERALIGRLQPVSDLPEPYRINVPSIVSSQIAFPDAKDEVQAQFAGNQGKMAPAGSAIIWSRVQCKPLEVSVIGSRQGVTTKNLHKVEARCSVCKAEMFRSFKELMQAIPEHQLPLTLRSSKLQNYLDFKQAATVYQEALGRLLHVFDTWVKKPEEYSLFS from the exons TGACAGCAACAGACGGCTTGAAGGTTGTTGCTATGGCAACAGGATCAAAGTGTATTGGCCAGAACAAGATGAGCAAAGAAG GGAACATCATCAATGACAGTCATGCAGAAGTTTTGGCAAGAAGAGCATTTATAAG ATACCTAAACGAGCAACTCCACTTTGCCTACTCCGATCAGAGAGAGAGTATCTTCACGGGACCCGATCAAAACTTCAAATGCCACCTCAAGGATGACGTAGAGTTTTACTTCTTCACGAGTCACACACCTTGCGGAGATGCCTCTATATTCCCAAAGGAGGACCCACCCTTGATTGTGTCCTCTCATGATGAATCTAAGAATGAGACTCTAAGAAAGGAGGCAAATGTTACGATCAAGGAGAAAGATACTGATTTTGAGGGAACTGATTGTGAAAGGGATTTCAGTCCAGGAATAAAACATAATCAAGATCACAGAAAGGAGGAGATATCCTTGACTGTGTCCTCTCATGACGAATCTAAGAATAAGACTCTAAGAAAGGAGGCAAATGTTACATTCGAGGATAGAGATGCTCAACTTGGGGGAACTGATGGAGACATCGATTTTAGTCCAGGAATAAAACGAGATCAAGATTACAGAAAGGAGGAGACGCCCTTGACTGTGTCCTCCTCTCAAGACGAATCTAAGATTAAGACCCTAAGAAATGAGGCAGATGTTACGTTCGAGGAGAAAGGTTCTGATCTTGGGGGAACTGATTGTGAAACCGAAATCAGTCGAGGAATAAAACGAGCTAAAAAAGGTCTCGGAAAGGGAAGTGAGGATATCTCGTCTGTTTTGCCAGCGCCCTCTGAGGATTTCTGTTCGAGTAAGAGAATAAAGATGGAAGTGTTGACGTCGACAACTCATACAGAGATTAAAGGGTGTGACCGTAGGGTTCCAAAGGAATGGAGTggagaaacaaataatgaagaGCTTGCGTCCAATCCTGCCAAGTCTCCAAAAG CACATACAGAAGTTGCAGTGACATCCAATGACATCTACCGCACCGGTGCCAAGTGCGTTCCAGGAGGACCCCAAGATTTACTCCACCACGGGGCGGAGTATCACAGAGTCGGCCTCCTTCGTTTGAAGCCTGGACGCGGTGATCGAACGCTGTCCATGTCCTGCAGTGACAAGATGGCGAGGTGGAATGTTGTAGGATACCAGGGTGCTTTGCTGTCACACTTTCTGGACAAGCCTGTCCACATGAAGACGCTTATTGTGGGAAA ATGTCCTTACAACCAAGCTGCGATGGAGAGAGCCCTCATTGGCAGGTTACAGCCAGTGTCCGACCTGCCAGAACCCTACCGCATCAACGTACCGAGTATAGTATCATCCCAGATAGCATTCCCTGATGCTAAGGATGAGGTGCAAGCTCAGTTTGCTGGGAACCAGGGAAAGATGGCACCTGCTGGTTCAG CCATCATCTGGAGCAGGGTACAATGTAAGCCTTTAGAAGTGTCGGTGATTGGTAGCAGGCAAGGCGTCACCACCAAGAATCTACACAAAGTAGAGGCCAG ATGTAGTGTATGTAAGGCTGAGATGTTTCGATCGTTCAAAGAGTTGATGCAAGCAATCCCAGAACATCAGCTGCCACTAACATTGAG GAGTTCTAAACTACAAAATTACCTTGATTTCAAGCAAGCTGCCACAGTTTACCAAGAAGCTCTGGGTCGCTTACTCCACGTCTTTGATACATGGGTCAAGAAACCCGAGGAATATTCACTGTTCAGTTGA
- the LOC117289457 gene encoding dual specificity protein phosphatase 22-like, whose amino-acid sequence MVSRCLCCCLGIPLTNLTPGVQKQPFCSLADYFSHKSMGAGMSEIIPGLFVGNFRDAKDQEALRNHNITHIVAIHDHPKGQLPHIEYLCLNSADTPTANISQFFYKSTEFIHNCRVNQGCVLVHCIAGVSRSVTLTVAYLMTVTDHGWRDCLKAVKQARQVANPNFGFQRQLQTFEHTQVGQVRDSMREKFSDSLRERDTEAIQQLLDKCNQGPQQPNQDNEFYPLPHNAYTQPDQHPPP is encoded by the exons ATGGTCTCTCGCTGCTTGTGTTGCTGCTTAGGAATTCCATTGACAAACCTCACACCTGGTGTCCAAAAACAACCGTTCTGCTCATTAGCAGACTACTTCTCCCATAAAAGCATGGGGGCTGGAATGAGCGAG ATTATTCCTGGTCTTTTTGTTGGAAACTTCAGAG ATGCAAAAGATCAGGAGGCATTGCGTAATCATAACATCACACACATCGTGGCAATCCACGACCATCCTAAGGGACAACTCCCG CATATTGAGTACCTCTGCTTAAACTCAGCAGATACTCCTACTGCAAACAT CTCTCAGTTTTTCTACAAATCCACTGAATTCATCCACAATTGCAGAGTGAATCAGGGCTGCGTACTTGTGCACTG TATTGCTGGAGTGTCAAGGAGTGTAACGCTGACTGTAGCGTACCTGATGACCGTGACTGACCATGGCTGGAGGGATTGTCTCAAAGCAGTCAAGCAGGCCAGGCAAGTGGCCAACCCTAACTTTGGATTCCAGAGACAGCTTCAGACATTTGAGCACACACAGGTTGGACAG GTCAGGGATAGTATGCGAGAGAAATTCTCAGACTCGTTGAGAGAGAGGGACACAGAGGCAATCCAACAACTCTTGGACAAGTGCAATCAGGGACCTCAGCAACCCAATCAAGATAATGAGTTCTACCCTCTACCCCACAACGCTTACACACAACCAGACCAGCATCCTCCACCCTGA
- the LOC117289343 gene encoding tRNA-specific adenosine deaminase 1-like isoform X1, whose protein sequence is MNTTCWMDFVTNVSNLCIKHYNDALPKKGKPQVNREWTLLAAVVQNSAASSERISMTATDGLKVVAMATGSKCIGQNKMSKEGNIINDSHAEVLARRAFIRYLNEQLHFAYSDQRESIFTGPDQNFKCHLKDDVEFYFFTSHTPCGDASIFPKEDPPLIVSSHDESKNETLRKEANVTIKEKDTDFEGTDCERDFSPGIKHNQDHRKEEISLTVSSHDESKNKTLRKEANVTFEDRDAQLGGTDGDIDFSPGIKRDQDYRKEETPLTVSSSQDESKIKTLRNEADVTFEEKGSDLGGTDCETEISRGIKRAKKGLGKGSEDISSVLPAPSEDFCSSKRIKMEVLTSTTHTEIKGCDRRVPKEWSGETNNEELASNPAKSPKAHTEVAVTSNDIYRTGAKCVPGGPQDLLHHGAEYHRVGLLRLKPGRGDRTLSMSCSDKMARWNVVGYQGALLSHFLDKPVHMKTLIVGKCPYNQAAMERALIGRLQPVSDLPEPYRINVPSIVSSQIAFPDAKDEVQAQFAGNQGKMAPAGSAIIWSRVQCKPLEVSVIGSRQGVTTKNLHKVEARCSVCKAEMFRSFKELMQAIPEHQLPLTLRSSKLQNYLDFKQAATVYQEALGRLLHVFDTWVKKPEEYSLFS, encoded by the exons TGACAGCAACAGACGGCTTGAAGGTTGTTGCTATGGCAACAGGATCAAAGTGTATTGGCCAGAACAAGATGAGCAAAGAAG GGAACATCATCAATGACAGTCATGCAGAAGTTTTGGCAAGAAGAGCATTTATAAG ATACCTAAACGAGCAACTCCACTTTGCCTACTCCGATCAGAGAGAGAGTATCTTCACGGGACCCGATCAAAACTTCAAATGCCACCTCAAGGATGACGTAGAGTTTTACTTCTTCACGAGTCACACACCTTGCGGAGATGCCTCTATATTCCCAAAGGAGGACCCACCCTTGATTGTGTCCTCTCATGATGAATCTAAGAATGAGACTCTAAGAAAGGAGGCAAATGTTACGATCAAGGAGAAAGATACTGATTTTGAGGGAACTGATTGTGAAAGGGATTTCAGTCCAGGAATAAAACATAATCAAGATCACAGAAAGGAGGAGATATCCTTGACTGTGTCCTCTCATGACGAATCTAAGAATAAGACTCTAAGAAAGGAGGCAAATGTTACATTCGAGGATAGAGATGCTCAACTTGGGGGAACTGATGGAGACATCGATTTTAGTCCAGGAATAAAACGAGATCAAGATTACAGAAAGGAGGAGACGCCCTTGACTGTGTCCTCCTCTCAAGACGAATCTAAGATTAAGACCCTAAGAAATGAGGCAGATGTTACGTTCGAGGAGAAAGGTTCTGATCTTGGGGGAACTGATTGTGAAACCGAAATCAGTCGAGGAATAAAACGAGCTAAAAAAGGTCTCGGAAAGGGAAGTGAGGATATCTCGTCTGTTTTGCCAGCGCCCTCTGAGGATTTCTGTTCGAGTAAGAGAATAAAGATGGAAGTGTTGACGTCGACAACTCATACAGAGATTAAAGGGTGTGACCGTAGGGTTCCAAAGGAATGGAGTggagaaacaaataatgaagaGCTTGCGTCCAATCCTGCCAAGTCTCCAAAAG CACATACAGAAGTTGCAGTGACATCCAATGACATCTACCGCACCGGTGCCAAGTGCGTTCCAGGAGGACCCCAAGATTTACTCCACCACGGGGCGGAGTATCACAGAGTCGGCCTCCTTCGTTTGAAGCCTGGACGCGGTGATCGAACGCTGTCCATGTCCTGCAGTGACAAGATGGCGAGGTGGAATGTTGTAGGATACCAGGGTGCTTTGCTGTCACACTTTCTGGACAAGCCTGTCCACATGAAGACGCTTATTGTGGGAAA ATGTCCTTACAACCAAGCTGCGATGGAGAGAGCCCTCATTGGCAGGTTACAGCCAGTGTCCGACCTGCCAGAACCCTACCGCATCAACGTACCGAGTATAGTATCATCCCAGATAGCATTCCCTGATGCTAAGGATGAGGTGCAAGCTCAGTTTGCTGGGAACCAGGGAAAGATGGCACCTGCTGGTTCAG CCATCATCTGGAGCAGGGTACAATGTAAGCCTTTAGAAGTGTCGGTGATTGGTAGCAGGCAAGGCGTCACCACCAAGAATCTACACAAAGTAGAGGCCAG ATGTAGTGTATGTAAGGCTGAGATGTTTCGATCGTTCAAAGAGTTGATGCAAGCAATCCCAGAACATCAGCTGCCACTAACATTGAG GAGTTCTAAACTACAAAATTACCTTGATTTCAAGCAAGCTGCCACAGTTTACCAAGAAGCTCTGGGTCGCTTACTCCACGTCTTTGATACATGGGTCAAGAAACCCGAGGAATATTCACTGTTCAGTTGA